AAGAATACAGCAATCTAATTGTTTTACGAACTTTTTCAAAAGCGTATGGGCTTGCCGGATTACGTATTGGCTATGGGGTCGCAAATGAAACGATTATCAATCAATTGAATGTTGTACGCGGCCCCTTTAATACTACATCGATTGCCCAGCAAGTTGCGCAAATCGCACTAACAGACCAAGCATTTATTAAAGAGACGAAACGCAAAAATTTACTCGTCAAGCAGGACTTTCAAGTATTCCTAGACCAACTTGGCTGGAATTACTTTCCTTCGGAGACAAATTTTATGCTTGTAATGACGCCAACTAGTGGTACAGAAATGTTTAATTTTCTAATTCAGTACGGTTTTATCGTCCGTCCTGGTGAGTTGTTAGGAATCCCAAATACAATTCGTTTTACACTAGGTTTAAAGGACGATATGCAACGGCTGCAAGAGTTATTCTCACTCTATCATAAACAAAACAGCTAAGGGGTTGTATATGTGAAGCGTATAGTAACTATAGCAGGACTCGGCCTAATTGGGGCATCGATAGCAAAGGCATTAAAACCGATAGCTGAAAACTATATTATCGGCTATGATATTCATTCAGAGACACTTCAGTATGCCAAGAGTCATGGAATCATTCATGAAGCGAAAGCAGATTATACTGCTGCAGTACTACAGGCTGACTATCTTATCTTAGCTGCTCCTATTTCAGAATCAATTCGATTGCTTGCAGCTTTGGACGAAATGCAATTATCTAAAAAATTGATAGTAACAGATGTTTCTTCTGTTAAGCAATCGATGATTACTACTGCCAACCAACTGCAAAATAAAGCCGTGTCTTTTGTCGGTGGGCACCCGATGGCAGGGTCTCATAAAAAAGGTGTACAAGCTGCCAAAGCACATTTATTTGAGAACGCGATTTACGTATTAACGCCAACCGAACGAAGTACAGAGCATGATGTTCATGCTTTAAAGTCATTGCTGCTCCCGACACATAGTAAGTTTCTCATATTAGAAGCAGATGAACATGATGAAATGACTGGGGTTATTTCGCACTTTCCGCATTTAATAGCATCTTCATTAGTTCACCAGGCAAAACACTGGGAAGAGACACATGCTTACTTACCTAATTTGGCTGCGGGAGGGTTTCGTGATATTACGAGAATCGCATCCAGTAATCCAACCCTTTGGCAGGACATCTTTTACCATAATCGCAAGAAAATGTCACTGCTTTTAGAGGAATGGATCACGGAAATGCAACACGTAAAGCTCTTAGTAGAAGAAAACAATAAACAAGACATGATTGCTTATTTAGAAGCAGCCAAACTATATCGTGACGGACTTGGCACAAAGGAAAAAGGCGCCATTCCATCCTACTATGATTTGTATGTCGATATTCAAGACCAGACCGGTGCGTTGGCTCATGTAACGCAATTGCTGGCAAATAGCAATATAAGTATTAACAATATTCAAATATTAGAAATAAGGGAAGGGATCATGGGAGCGCTGCGGCTAAGTTTTGCTTCAGAAAAGTTGCAAAAAATAAGTGAACAGACACTTAATGAAGCAGGTTATGAAACAATGGTCGAAAAATAATGCTTGATAAAGGATGATAGGAAGTTGAAAGAACGAATATTACAACCGATTAACCGCCCTTTACAGGGAACTATAGAAGTGCCTGGTGATAAATCTATTTCGCACCGATCCATTATGTTCGGCTCTATAGCCCAAGGAACAACAACTGTTGACCATTTTTTAGATAGTGAAGACTGTATGCGGACAATAAATATTTTTCGAGCGATGGGGGTAACCATTGAACAGCAAGGATCAAGTATAACGATTCATGGAAAAGGCTCCCAATCATTAACAGAACCCGTTGAGCCTCTCTATTTTGGAAATTCTGGGACAACTGCAAGGTTAATGCTAGGTATATTAGCTGGATTGCCAATGTTTACAACTTTATATGGTGATATTTCTTTAACGAAACGTCCGATGAATCGTGTTGTTGATCCACTGCGTTTAATGGGAGCAAGTATTGCTGGGAGGTCACAAGGAAATTATCTTCCTTTAGCGGTAGATGGGAGACGACTAAAATCCATTTACTACCATTTGCCTGTTAAAAGTGCCCAAGTGAAATCTGCCGTTTTATTGGCCGGTTTGTTTGCAGAAGGAATCACAACGGTTACGGAAATATCTCCTACAAGAAACCATACCGAATCGATGCTACGAGCATTTGGTGTGGAATTGAATAAAAATGGTTCTGATATTTCAATTCATGGAAAGCAAGCTTTAACAGCTACGGACATCTATGTACCTGGTGATATTTCTTCTGCTGCATTCTTTCTTGTAGCAGCTGCCATCGTTCCAGATAGTCAACTAAAACTATTACATGTTGGATTAAATGAAACACGCACTGGAATAATGGATGTTTTATTAGCGATGGGTGCTGATTTACGCATAGAGGAAGAACAAGTAAAAGGTGGCGAACGAATTGGCAATATTATCATTCGTTATCAGGAATTAACGGCCACAACCATTGAAGGAGAAATGGTTCCAAGACTCATTGATGAGATTCCGATCATTGCGTTATTGGCTACACAAGCAGAAGGGACGACAGTGATTAAAGATGCAGCAGAACTTCGTGTGAAAGAAACAGATCGTATTCGTGCTGTAACAGAAACACTTACTAAATTAGGGGCTAGTGTGGAGGAGACAGAAGACGGGTTAATTATCCATGGAAAGACCCAATTACACGGAAATCGGGTTCAATCCTATCATGATCATAGAATGGCTATGATGGCGTCCATTGCTTCACTTGTTGCAACGAGTGAAATCGCAATTGACGATATATCTCCAATTGCAACATCATATCCCCGCTTTTATGACGATTTAAACCAAA
This genomic interval from Virgibacillus pantothenticus contains the following:
- a CDS encoding prephenate dehydrogenase; protein product: MKRIVTIAGLGLIGASIAKALKPIAENYIIGYDIHSETLQYAKSHGIIHEAKADYTAAVLQADYLILAAPISESIRLLAALDEMQLSKKLIVTDVSSVKQSMITTANQLQNKAVSFVGGHPMAGSHKKGVQAAKAHLFENAIYVLTPTERSTEHDVHALKSLLLPTHSKFLILEADEHDEMTGVISHFPHLIASSLVHQAKHWEETHAYLPNLAAGGFRDITRIASSNPTLWQDIFYHNRKKMSLLLEEWITEMQHVKLLVEENNKQDMIAYLEAAKLYRDGLGTKEKGAIPSYYDLYVDIQDQTGALAHVTQLLANSNISINNIQILEIREGIMGALRLSFASEKLQKISEQTLNEAGYETMVEK
- the aroA gene encoding 3-phosphoshikimate 1-carboxyvinyltransferase; translation: MKERILQPINRPLQGTIEVPGDKSISHRSIMFGSIAQGTTTVDHFLDSEDCMRTINIFRAMGVTIEQQGSSITIHGKGSQSLTEPVEPLYFGNSGTTARLMLGILAGLPMFTTLYGDISLTKRPMNRVVDPLRLMGASIAGRSQGNYLPLAVDGRRLKSIYYHLPVKSAQVKSAVLLAGLFAEGITTVTEISPTRNHTESMLRAFGVELNKNGSDISIHGKQALTATDIYVPGDISSAAFFLVAAAIVPDSQLKLLHVGLNETRTGIMDVLLAMGADLRIEEEQVKGGERIGNIIIRYQELTATTIEGEMVPRLIDEIPIIALLATQAEGTTVIKDAAELRVKETDRIRAVTETLTKLGASVEETEDGLIIHGKTQLHGNRVQSYHDHRMAMMASIASLVATSEIAIDDISPIATSYPRFYDDLNQIVQ